In Penaeus chinensis breed Huanghai No. 1 chromosome 11, ASM1920278v2, whole genome shotgun sequence, a genomic segment contains:
- the LOC125030733 gene encoding zwei Ig domain protein zig-4-like has product MRAVFAVVLLVLSARVQPLPLHSRYPALRNRIAWQKKSVSEESELLWGHQCSPRLAWLHPQQDARLQCEIFGPSGTVLTWYKDQVPINPQMEAVEETSNSVTWKDKALRSTPSGESKVRVMSTVYIDCASTEDMGEYSLKVQTPDHQVFTRNFTVTFADESANPGPTCGIGKDLVTYLPRIYQYAPQALAYNGHDITLPCRQQGRDSAVTWYLRNSPLPRDSSKYLVLSNGDLVVRRVSVQDRGMYKCRVASTIVHGLSDQIRTFLYPML; this is encoded by the exons ATGAGGGCGGTGTTCGCAGTAGTTCTCCTGGTGCTCTCCGCTCGCGTGCAACCGCTGCCACTG CATTCACGGTACCCTGCGTTAAGGAATAGAATCGCTTGGCAGAAGA agagtgtgagtgaggagAGCGAGTTACTCTGGGGTCACCAGTGCTCCCCACGCCTTGCCTGGCTTCACCCCCAACAGGATGCGAGGCTGCAGTGTGAAATATTTGGCCCCTCTGGTACCGTCCTCACCTGGTACAAGGACCAGGTACCTATCAATCCTCAG ATGGAGGCTGTAGAGGAGACGTCCAACAGCGTGACCTGGAAAGACAAGGCCCTCCGTTCGACTCCCAGCGGCGAGTCAAAGGTCAGGGTTATGTCCACAGTGTACATCGACTGTGCCAGTACTGAGGACATG GGAGAATACAGCCTGAAGGTACAAACACCAGATCACCAGGTGTTCACCAGGAATTTCACCGTAACTTTTGCAG ACGAGAGCGCGAACCCCGGACCAACATGTGGCATTGGCAAGGACCTCGTGACATACCTGCCGAGGATCTACCAATATGCACCGCAAGCCCTGGCATACAACGGCCACGACATTACCCTGCCCTGCCGCCAGCAAGGTCGTGACTCTGCCGTGACCTGGTATTTGCGCAATTCTCCGCTGCCTCGAGATTCCTCCAAGTACCTG GTGCTCTCCAACGGCGACCTGGTTGTACGGCGAGTCAGTGTACAAGACCGGGGGATGTACAAGTGCAGAGTCGCTAGTACCATTGTCCACGGGCTCTCCGACCAGATCCGTACATTCCTCTACCCAATGCTATAG